A single Paraburkholderia sp. FT54 DNA region contains:
- a CDS encoding homocysteine S-methyltransferase family protein, giving the protein MNQPAQTATPVRPDAAYTRGAALPALLKSRILILDGAMGTMIQRYKLDEARYRGERFKDYGRDIKGNNELLSITQPQIISEIHEQYLAAGADIIETNTFGATTVAQADYGMEALAVEMNLESAKLARAACDKYSTPDRPRFVAGAIGPTPKTASISPDVNDPGARNVTFDELRAAYYEQAKALLDGGADLFLVETIFDTLNAKAALFALDELFEDTGERLPIMISGTVTDASGRILSGQTVEAFWNSLRHAKPLTFGLNCALGAALMRPYIAELAKLCDTYVSCYPNAGLPNPMSDTGFDELPADTSGLLKEFAQAGLVNIAGGCCGTTPEHIAAIAQALAEVKPRQWPTQYRDAA; this is encoded by the coding sequence ATGAACCAGCCCGCTCAAACCGCTACGCCAGTCCGTCCCGACGCCGCCTACACGCGCGGCGCGGCGCTGCCCGCGCTGCTCAAGTCGCGCATCCTGATCCTGGACGGCGCAATGGGCACGATGATCCAGCGCTACAAGCTCGACGAAGCCCGCTATCGCGGCGAGCGCTTCAAGGACTACGGACGCGACATCAAGGGCAACAACGAGTTGCTGTCGATCACGCAGCCGCAGATCATCAGCGAGATTCACGAGCAGTATCTGGCGGCGGGCGCGGACATCATCGAGACCAACACGTTCGGCGCGACCACGGTCGCCCAGGCGGACTACGGCATGGAAGCGCTCGCGGTCGAGATGAACCTCGAGTCGGCCAAGCTGGCGCGCGCCGCCTGCGACAAGTATTCGACGCCCGACAGGCCGCGTTTCGTCGCCGGCGCGATCGGACCGACGCCGAAGACCGCGAGCATTTCCCCTGACGTGAACGATCCGGGCGCGCGCAACGTGACGTTCGACGAACTGCGTGCGGCCTACTACGAGCAGGCCAAAGCCTTGCTCGACGGCGGTGCCGATCTGTTTCTCGTCGAGACCATTTTCGACACGCTCAATGCAAAGGCTGCGCTGTTTGCGCTCGACGAATTGTTCGAAGACACCGGCGAGCGTTTGCCGATCATGATCTCGGGCACCGTCACCGATGCGTCGGGCCGCATTCTGTCGGGGCAAACGGTTGAAGCGTTCTGGAATTCGCTGCGTCATGCGAAGCCGCTCACGTTCGGTCTGAACTGCGCGTTGGGCGCGGCTTTGATGCGGCCGTATATCGCGGAATTGGCCAAGCTTTGCGATACGTATGTGTCGTGCTATCCGAACGCTGGTTTGCCGAATCCGATGAGCGATACGGGCTTTGATGAACTGCCCGCGGACACCTCGGGCTTGCTGAAGGAGTTCGCGCAGGCCGGGCTTGTGAATATCGCGGGCGGTTGCTGTGGCACGACGCCGGAGCATATTGCGGCGATAGCGCAGG